DNA sequence from the Methanobrevibacter sp. genome:
AAGGTAAAAACCTTGTCATCACTGGGGATTACAATATTGCACATAATCCTATTGATGTTTACAATCCTAAAAATTGTGAAGGAAAATCAGGGTATTTGCCTGAAGAACGTGCATGGCTCGACCAGCTGGAGGATGCAGGTTTTGTAGATACATTCAGAATGTTTGATGAAGGCGAAAACAACTTTACCTGGTGGAGTTATAGGACACGTGCACGTGAGAGAAATGCCGGTTGGAGACTGGATTATTTCTATGTCAATGAAGAAATTAAAGATAATGTAAAATCTGCTGAAATTCTAGCAGATATTTACGGTTCTGATCACTGTCCTGTAACTTTGGAACTTGATTTTTAAAAAAATAGTTGATTTTTGGTGATTATAATATTGTATTAACATCACCAATATCGTCAATAATTGTTATATCTAATTTTTCTTGTTTTATATATTCACGGTCTTCTTCTGTAACATCGGAATTAACAAGGATAGCACTTAATCCTGCATTTACAGCACCTAATGCATCTGCTTTGAATTTATTTCCAATCATCACTGATTTTTCAGGATTTCCATGCATTTTTCTAAGGGCAACATCAAAAATCAGTTTGTTCGGTTTTTCTTTTCCGACTTCCTCGGAAGTTATTACTTCATCGAAAAATGAGTAAATGTTAAGCCTGACTAGTTTTTCCCATTGTTTTATGGTAATACCATTTGAAATGACTGCTAAACGGTATCCTTGGCTTTTTAAATATATTAATGTATTAATGGTTTCTGAAAATGGCCTAAGCAGTGCCATTTTAACGTTGTGGTATGTTGTCATTCCAAGTGCAACTAACATAGGATCCTCATGGCCTAAAACAACCTGGGTCAACATGTTGAAGTGTTTTCCATAATTGGATCCTTTCTCACGGATAATAGTTTTTAAAACTCCGTATGCTTCATCTTTATCTAATGGCAGTCCATTATCAACCATTAATCCGATTGCTGCTTTTCTTGCAGTTTCGGCAAAATCAGTTGTGTCTAATAATGTACCATCTATATCAAAGAAAACCACACGGTCATCATCGTTCCTCATATAAATGTAATTATTATTTTAGAAATATTTAAATTTTTTTAGAAGAATGCATCTAAACTTTGCTGGACTTCACCGCGAGCCATGTCCTCAAGGTCTTTTTTTGTATATCCGAAAGCATACATTATTCTTTCAACTGCCGGAATGAGCTGATTGTTGATATAGTAATCCTTGTCATATGTATATCCTTCGCTGTATTCGTATGGGACTGCACGCTGACTGATTGATCCTTTTCCTTTGACGATTATATATTGGATGATGGTTCCTCTTGTCACTTTAATTCCATGCTCTTCGATTTTCCTTGCAGCAACAACATGGGGACCGACCTGTTTGTACTGGTCTAACGGTTTGGTTATTTGGGTGTGGATGATGAGTTCCTTATTGTCAACTTCACCTTTTTTAATTCTTTTGAGAACTTTTTTAACGGCTTTAATTGCTTTATCGGAATCCCCTTCCTTCAATATGGCCATCAGGATTTCTTCCTGGGTGTTTTTGACGATTGGTGCCCAGTCCCTTCTAACCAATTCAAGTCCTTTAGCTATAATCTCTCCGTCTTCAATAACGGCATATCTTTTTTTACTTACAAAAAATCCTCTTCTGTAAAACCCTTCATATTCCAATTCCATGCTTTCCGGAAGGGTTGAATTGAGGTAAGTTAAAAATTTCTGAGCTTGCGCTTTTATTTCTGCTTCAAGAGCTAACTGTTCTGGGCTTTCACTGACCAATTTTTACACCTAATTTATAATTTAGCTGAGGGTGTTAATATTCTTTTGTAGAACAATTTCACATAACCGCAACATTATTATTGCCTTGATATCAATTTATTTAGGTTAAAAACATCAGATATTACTTTTCAAATGCTCTTGGACTTTTTATATATTCTAAATTACATATAGTGTAGTATGGAGTTGATAACATGAAAAAAGAAAGATTGATTTCAAGTTATGACGAAGTAAATGATACCTTTGTCGGAAAAATCGACGGTAAAAATGGATATGTAGTAGATTATGGAATAACCGATGGAATTTTTTTAGGTCTAAACAATTCCAATCTGCCAACATCAGTTTTCATCTCCAATGCTTCTGAAGTATTGGATATTTCAAAAACCGATCTGGAAAGTGCAGATGTTAAAATAGGCATAAAATGTGATGATGCCAATTTGACATTTAGGATGTGCATTGAGGATTTGCTTGTTTTTTCAACCCGATGCAAAAACAGTTTCGGAATTCCGAATTTAAACTTTTTAATAGATTGTAATATCTGATATTACATCTTTTTTAATTTTTTTTGTTAACTTTAAATATAATTTGAAACAAAATAGTTTAATTAAGTGATAATATGGATAATGAAAAAATCGATATTGGCTCAGCTGATGAAATTGTTATTGTTGTACCTCAGGAAGCTATTGAAGACGGTGAATTGGAAATAGACCTGGATGAGCTGGGAATTGATGTTGAGTCATTAGGTGAAGATGTTAATATTGTTATTCAGGTTGAAGGCAAAGACGGGGAAACTCTCGTATTGGATGATGATGAAGAAGTTCCATTGTTCGACGGTGATGATGATGTAATCGATGAGCCGAATGAATGGTATTTCGATGATGATCCCTATGAAATAGTTTATTATGAATTCCCTGATTTGGATTAGGTGAGTCAAGTGGATGAAATTCCTTATTATGTTTATGATGATGAAGAAAACTCTCATATAATGTCTGAAAATGCTGAACCTTACATTGATGATGAGGATTTAAGGGAATTGCTGCTGGATTATCTTGGAGATGATGTTCCAGAAGAGGAAATCCAGAAAATATTGAAAGCAGCTTCAGATGAAAACATTTCCGAAGAAGATTTTGACAAGTTATTGGATGATTTTATTTTAAATCACAAATCCTGATTTTTACTATTTTTCCCTTAAAAATAAAACATTTATATATAATGATAAAGTAATATTTAATTATCATTATTCTTTAAGCCTCTTTTTTGCTCTCAAAAATTAGACTATTATTATCTTGCAGATAGTTTTAATTGAAAAGAGGATTGAAGACTGCGATTATTATATTATTAAATTATATTTATTAGGTGAAATAATGGCAATTTCTCAAGGAAAATCAACAAGAAGTCCATCCGGTGCAAGAAACGTTGCTAACCGTGGAAAAAGGAAATCAGAATTAGGAAGAGACCCAGCTGAAACTAGGTTAGATGAAAAGAAATTAAGAAAAATCAGAACCCGTGGCGGAAACGAAAAACTCAGATTAGCTACCGGTAACAAAATCAACGTTACAGACGCAAACGGAAAAACCCAAGTTGTAGATATTCTCGGTGTAATCGAAAACACCGCAAACCCTAACTACGTAAGAAGGAACATCATTACCAAAGGTGCTATCGTAGAAACTCCTGAAGGTAATGCTAAAGTAACATCCAGACCTGGTCAAGACGGTGTTATTAACGGAATTTTAATTTAAATATATTTTTCATATATTTAAACTCTCTTTTTTTATATTTTTTTTCAATTTTACTAATAATTAAATACTTGTTTTAATATATTACTATAATGATAATTAATATTGGTAGATATAATGTCAGATGATAAAATTAGTATGAATCACGGTGCTGGCGGAGAGGTAATGGCAAATTTAATAGCCAGTACAGTTTTGGACAATATCACAAAAAAAAGTGTAAATGGCGGTATTAGTTTAGATGCCTTGGACGATGGAGCTTCAATACCTTTAGGGGATTGGGAAATTGTAATGACAACTGACGGTCATACAATCGATCCTTTGTTTTTCCCTGGAGGGGATATTGGAAGAATTTCTGCAGCAGGAACAATCAATGACGTTTCTGTAATGGGAGCACGTCCATTAGCTATTTCTAATGCAATCATTATGCAGGAAGGCTTTCCTATAGATGACTTGGACAGAATCATAAAGTCACTAAATGAAACCTGTGAAGAGGTTGATGTTGCAGTGATTACTGGAGATACCAAAGTAATGCCTCAGGACAAGCTTGATGGAATAGTTATGGTAACTACAGGAATTGGAATCGCCAAAAAAGGCGAAGTAGTGCGTGACTCAACCTTGCAAGTCGGTGATAAAATCATCGTCACAGGTAGTTTGGGTGACCACGGAATGAGTTTAATGTCATTCAGGGAAGGTTTCGGTTTTGAAACTGATTTAAAATCTGATGTTGCTCCGATGTGGAATATTATCAAGAAAGCATTAGACATTGGGGGAGTTACAGCAATGAAAGACCCAACCCGTGGAGGTTTTGCTAATGCAATAAACGAAATGGCTTCAAAAGCTGGTGTTGGTGTCGTTTTAGAGCAAGAAGCAATTCCTATTAAAGAAGAGGTTCATGCTGTATCTGAAATGTTGGGCATTGATCCATTTGAAGTAGCTAATGAAGGAAAAGTGGTCATGGGTGTCAAAGCCGACAAAGCTGAAGAAATCCTTGAAGCTATCAAAGGCGAAAAGTATGGTGAAAATGCAGCAATTATTGGGGAAGTAGTTGAAGGAGATTACGTGGTTGTAAATACTCCTATCGGTGGTGAAAGAATTCTCGAAGCACCTATTGCTGACCCGGTACCTAGAGTTTGTTAGGTGAAAAAATGGCAAGTGTATTTTCTAGAAGAATAGTTGCATATATTATTGACTTTTTTGTAGTTTCAGCAGTAATGTGGATTTTATCCTATTTCCTATCAATAATATTCAGTCCTATTGATGTTGGTTCTGTTTATGCTTACTTACCATATCTTGCCCCTATATTAGGTTTTGTTTATTTTGTTGTTTGTGAAAAGGCTAAAGGAGCATCAATCGGTAAAGCATTGATGTTTTTAGAAGTAAGGTCTAAAAATGGTTCCTACATAAACTGGCCTCAGGCTATTGTGCGCAATTTAACTAAAATCTATTGGGTTCCAATCATTTTTGACTGGTTAATAGGCAGGATTATGAATACTGACAGATTATTTGGAAATGTGACACGTACTGTTGTTGTCAATACAGTGAATTAAGAGTATTATGATTAAAAAGGTTCAAGTTCTTTGGTATTTAAACAAGGAAGATTTGGAAAATTATTGTATAGACTTTAAGGAATATAAATCCCATAAGCTTGACGGTTATGAAATCTGTGATGTTGATGAGGATTTAATATATGATTTATGTGATAGGGACCCTGACAGACTTGAACCTATTGGATATTTTAAAAATATTAAAGAAATTGAAAAGTATTTATCCGAAACTATCACCAATAATGAATTTGAACTGGATTTGGATTCACCTGAACTAAAAGAAAAAATTGCAACTGCATGCAATAACATTGACTTTTCAGGTGAAGATTACTATATTTCAATAGGTTCCAATCTTGGAAGCAGCGATACAAAAATAGCCAGCTGGTTTGAAGCATTAAGAAAGGAATACAACAGCTCTTCCAAGGATAATGTTTGGGTTTTGGCAGTGACCGGTTATGATCCCTATGACTTGTCATTGACAGGCAGGGCATTATCATATGTTCTGGCGGATATTTTAAACTTAAATGAATCATCTCTAGATAATCTGATTCCAAACAAGGGCAGAATAACTGTTGAAGAATGGAATGCGATTTTAGATAAAGTTTATAAGAAAAATAAAATTTATTTAGGTTTAAATAGGGTAATTTAATTATATTTCACCCTTTTTAAACTCACTTGGCTCGAAATAGGATATGTTTGCTAGATTGGAGTCTATTATTTCTTTGTTGATGTCTGTTGTGTTAGTGTAAACTATTGCCAGTATGCGTCCGTATTTGTCCTCTTTTTGCTTGTCGTCAATGTCGAGATATACAGTTTTTCCAAGACACTTTTCTTCAACAAATTTTTTGGCGGCACTGTATCCGGATTCTGTTTCTTTAGGTGTCTTTACCTGTGTCAGCTGAACTTTTCCGACACCATAAACCTGTATTGTATTGCCGTCGATGACTTCAACGCATTTGCCGGCATTGTCATAGTTAACTGTTTTGTTGGCTATTGTCAATGTTCCTTTTTTGTTTTCGATAGTGTCTGTTTCGCCTAAAAGGCCGTTAGCTAATGTAAGCGCTATTATAATTGCGAATATGATTAGTAATATTAGGGAAATTTTCTGTCTGTTCATGACTATTCCTGTTTGTAGTGTTCACAATAACGTTTGTATCTGCATGATCTGCATTTGTTTGCATTTTTGGTTGGTACAAATGGTCTTGTTCCGTCAAACAGTCCCTGCATTCTTTCAAGTGTGAATTTTATTTCCTTTTCAACTTCAGGGGTGAATATTTCAATCCAAAAGAGGTTTTCGGTTCCACGTTCCCTTAATGCAGCTTTCATTTTCCTTTCATCGCAGGTCATGCTTTTGAATGCAAGGCAGTATGCTCTTACCTGATTCATTGTTGAAAAGTATGGTGTACGACCAGGTTTGTCATCAATTATTACAATTTCATCAGGTTTCATCCATATTTCGTCAATGTAACCTCTTATTCCGTATTCAGGTGCAATGACGAAAACTTCCCTTGACATTGAAGCCTTATCCTTGGATGCCTCAACTGCCTCTTCAAAGGTTGCAGGTGTTGCGTCCTGTTTGAATATGTCTTCAAGCTGGTGGTGGATGTCGCTGCCGTGTGTCATTTCAGGTGTTGCAGGTGTTTCGATACCTTTCATGTATTCGAGATATAGCTGGTATTCGCAATATCCCTGTTTGTTGAGCCAGCTAATCGGGAAATTGTTTTTTCCTTCAATTATTTGAATACCTTTGATGTCAGGGTGTTCTTTAATTTCATAGTTTTTTTCATATCCGTTAATGTTTTTTTGTTCCATAATTTAACTTTGTTTTTCTATCTACTTATTACTTCTCATGTGCACTAGGTATCTTTTTAAATACTGGCTAAATCTAAAATAATTTCATGCACTACGTTGAATCCAAAAGCATATTGTCAGCCAACAATGGAATGAATCTCTATAGAGGCTGCACCCACGGATGCATATACTGTGATTCCAGAAGCAAGGTTTACGGCATGAATCACAAATTTGAAGACATTGAAGTCAAGCAGAACTCATTGGAACTGCTTAAAAAAGAACTTATCAAAAGAAAACCCTCCATGATTGGAACAGGTGCAATGACAGACCCCTACATTCCTCTTGAAAAACATCTGCAATATGTCCGGAACGCTTTGAAGCTAATATACAAGTACGGATTCGGATTTACCTGCATTACCAAATCAGACCTAATACTTAGGGATTTGGACTTGCTTAAAAAAATCAATGAAAAGTCAAAAGCGGTTGTTCAGATGACTCTCACCACTGCAGATGATGATTTGTGCACCATACTGGAGCCCAATGTCTGTAAAACTTCAAGACGTGTTGAAGTTTTAAATGAATTGAATGATGAGGGCATTCCAACAGTTGTATGGCTGTGCCCGATACTGCCCTACATTAACGACACACAAGAGAATATTACAAGCATTATTGATTATTGCATTGATGCAAATGTTAAGGGGATACTGTGCTTTGAAATGGGCTTGACGCTGAGGGAAGGAAACCGTCAATATTTCTACTCAAAACTGGATGAGAGTTTCCCCGGACTTAAAGATAAATACATTGAAAAATTCGGAAATAACTATTCAATTCCAAGCCCCAACAATCACAAACTTATGGATATCTTTCAAAAACGAACATCTGGTGCAGGGATTTTAAACAATGCCGATGAAATCTTTGAATATCTCCATGATTTTCCCCAAAAATCATATCAGTCCACATTAACTTTTAAATAGCTATTTTTTAAAATATTAATATAATGAATTTTGATGATTTTGACATTAGCGATGAGGTAAAAAAAGCTATTGATGAGATGGGATTTGAAAAGACCACACCTATTCAGGAAATGGCAATACCTCTTGGATTAAAGGGCAGGGATATAACTGCTCAGGCACAAACTGGTTCAGGTAAAACCATAGCATTTGCAGTTCCTGTTCTTGAAAAAATTTTCATTCCCGACAGGTCTCCGCAGGCAATTGTTCTGTGTCCGACAAGGGAGCTGTGCCTTCAGGTTGCAGGCGAAATTGCAAAAGTCGGCAAATACATTAAAAAGCTTAAGGTTTTGGCAGTTTATGGAGGCCAGCCCATAGGAAAACAGACAAGAGTTCTTAAAAAAGGAGTTCATATTGTTGTCGGCACTCCTGGCCGTGTAATTGACCATATTCAGAGAGGCAATCTTGATTTGATTGGTGTTGAAAGCGTGATTTTGGATGAAGCCGATGAAATGCTGGATATGGGTTTTAGAGATGATAT
Encoded proteins:
- a CDS encoding TIGR02253 family HAD-type hydrolase, with protein sequence MRNDDDRVVFFDIDGTLLDTTDFAETARKAAIGLMVDNGLPLDKDEAYGVLKTIIREKGSNYGKHFNMLTQVVLGHEDPMLVALGMTTYHNVKMALLRPFSETINTLIYLKSQGYRLAVISNGITIKQWEKLVRLNIYSFFDEVITSEEVGKEKPNKLIFDVALRKMHGNPEKSVMIGNKFKADALGAVNAGLSAILVNSDVTEEDREYIKQEKLDITIIDDIGDVNTIL
- a CDS encoding DNA polymerase domain-containing protein; amino-acid sequence: MVSESPEQLALEAEIKAQAQKFLTYLNSTLPESMELEYEGFYRRGFFVSKKRYAVIEDGEIIAKGLELVRRDWAPIVKNTQEEILMAILKEGDSDKAIKAVKKVLKRIKKGEVDNKELIIHTQITKPLDQYKQVGPHVVAARKIEEHGIKVTRGTIIQYIIVKGKGSISQRAVPYEYSEGYTYDKDYYINNQLIPAVERIMYAFGYTKKDLEDMARGEVQQSLDAFF
- a CDS encoding 30S ribosomal protein S8e, which codes for MAISQGKSTRSPSGARNVANRGKRKSELGRDPAETRLDEKKLRKIRTRGGNEKLRLATGNKINVTDANGKTQVVDILGVIENTANPNYVRRNIITKGAIVETPEGNAKVTSRPGQDGVINGILI
- the hypE gene encoding hydrogenase expression/formation protein HypE, with the translated sequence MSDDKISMNHGAGGEVMANLIASTVLDNITKKSVNGGISLDALDDGASIPLGDWEIVMTTDGHTIDPLFFPGGDIGRISAAGTINDVSVMGARPLAISNAIIMQEGFPIDDLDRIIKSLNETCEEVDVAVITGDTKVMPQDKLDGIVMVTTGIGIAKKGEVVRDSTLQVGDKIIVTGSLGDHGMSLMSFREGFGFETDLKSDVAPMWNIIKKALDIGGVTAMKDPTRGGFANAINEMASKAGVGVVLEQEAIPIKEEVHAVSEMLGIDPFEVANEGKVVMGVKADKAEEILEAIKGEKYGENAAIIGEVVEGDYVVVNTPIGGERILEAPIADPVPRVC
- a CDS encoding RDD family protein, translating into MASVFSRRIVAYIIDFFVVSAVMWILSYFLSIIFSPIDVGSVYAYLPYLAPILGFVYFVVCEKAKGASIGKALMFLEVRSKNGSYINWPQAIVRNLTKIYWVPIIFDWLIGRIMNTDRLFGNVTRTVVVNTVN
- a CDS encoding thermonuclease family protein, producing MNRQKISLILLIIFAIIIALTLANGLLGETDTIENKKGTLTIANKTVNYDNAGKCVEVIDGNTIQVYGVGKVQLTQVKTPKETESGYSAAKKFVEEKCLGKTVYLDIDDKQKEDKYGRILAIVYTNTTDINKEIIDSNLANISYFEPSEFKKGEI
- a CDS encoding PD-(D/E)XK nuclease family protein; this encodes MEQKNINGYEKNYEIKEHPDIKGIQIIEGKNNFPISWLNKQGYCEYQLYLEYMKGIETPATPEMTHGSDIHHQLEDIFKQDATPATFEEAVEASKDKASMSREVFVIAPEYGIRGYIDEIWMKPDEIVIIDDKPGRTPYFSTMNQVRAYCLAFKSMTCDERKMKAALRERGTENLFWIEIFTPEVEKEIKFTLERMQGLFDGTRPFVPTKNANKCRSCRYKRYCEHYKQE
- a CDS encoding radical SAM protein, whose protein sequence is MHYVESKSILSANNGMNLYRGCTHGCIYCDSRSKVYGMNHKFEDIEVKQNSLELLKKELIKRKPSMIGTGAMTDPYIPLEKHLQYVRNALKLIYKYGFGFTCITKSDLILRDLDLLKKINEKSKAVVQMTLTTADDDLCTILEPNVCKTSRRVEVLNELNDEGIPTVVWLCPILPYINDTQENITSIIDYCIDANVKGILCFEMGLTLREGNRQYFYSKLDESFPGLKDKYIEKFGNNYSIPSPNNHKLMDIFQKRTSGAGILNNADEIFEYLHDFPQKSYQSTLTFK